TGAATAAAAGTGGCGTACAATATATACAAAGTTTTATTCATCAGACAGAAAAAAATTCGTCTGGTCCTAAATATGGTCGTAATTGGATTTACCAAGGTCAAAAAAATGGTATTGGTTTAATGTACATTCAAAGAAATTCTTATTTTGAACCATCAACCATTCAGACAATAGATTGGGTTGATAAATGTTTAAATCAAATTAAAAGAGCATTTATTTTTAAAAAACCAGCGGTAATTTCTATGCACAGAGTTAATTTTTCCGGCGGCATAGAGGAAATTAACAGGACTCAGAGCCTTGAAAAGTTTAAGGTTCTTTTGGAAAAAATTATATTGGCCTATCCTGAGGTTATCTTTATGAGTTCAGATCAACTGGGTGATTATATAAAGAATGTCAAATGTGCGGGATAAGCGGAATTGTAGATAGTACAGGTAAAAGTTCAAATGTCATCCTTGACCGAATGACTGATGCCCTTCATCATAGAGGTCCGGATGACAGAGGAACATATTCTAAAATCCACAAAAATTGTTTTATTGGATTAGGCCAACGTAGGTTATCAATTATTGACTTAAGTCAACATGGTCACCAACCAATGATATTTTTACATTTGACACTCATATTAAACGGTGAGATATATAATTTTAGCGAGATCCGAGAGGAACTATTGAATTTGGGATACAAATTTGAATCTACATCTGATACGGAAGTTGTACTAAAGGCATACCATGCTTGGGGGAAGGAATGTGTGAGAAGGTTTATAGGAATGTTTGTTTTTGTTTTATTTGACCAGGAAACTGACACCTTAATAATCTGTAGGGATAGGGCAGGAGTGAAGCCTTTATTTTATTATTATCATGATGGTTTATTTTTATTTGCTTCAGAATTAAAATCATTTTTCGAACATCCTGAGTTTCAGAAACTAACGGATGACGAAGCAGTGGGTCTTTTTTTTAATTTTGGATATGTTCCGGCACCATTATCCATTTTTAAAGATACAAAAAAATTATTGCCGGGTCATTTTTTAAAATATGAGATCGGAAAGGACAATTTTACTTTGGAATCTTATTGGAACATATTTGATTATTTTAAAAAACCAAAACTTGACATTGGTTATAAAGAATCAATGTCGGAGATGGAATCTCTTTTGAAGTCATCATGTTCCTACAGAATGGTGGCTGATGTGCCGATAGGTGTATTTTTAAGCGGAGGATATGATAGTACATTGGTTGCTGCATTATTACAAAATTCTGGGTCTGGCAAACTAAAGACATTCACTATTGGGTTCCCGGATGGAGTTGACGAAACTCCCCATGCACAAAAAGTGGCGGATATTTTACAAACTGACCATACAAGTTGGCAGTGTACCTATG
The genomic region above belongs to Saprospiraceae bacterium and contains:
- the asnB gene encoding asparagine synthase (glutamine-hydrolyzing), translating into MCGISGIVDSTGKSSNVILDRMTDALHHRGPDDRGTYSKIHKNCFIGLGQRRLSIIDLSQHGHQPMIFLHLTLILNGEIYNFSEIREELLNLGYKFESTSDTEVVLKAYHAWGKECVRRFIGMFVFVLFDQETDTLIICRDRAGVKPLFYYYHDGLFLFASELKSFFEHPEFQKLTDDEAVGLFFNFGYVPAPLSIFKDTKKLLPGHFLKYEIGKDNFTLESYWNIFDYFKKPKLDIGYKESMSEMESLLKSSCSYRMVADVPIGVFLSGGYDSTLVAALLQNSGSGKLKTFTIGFPDGVDETPHAQKVADILQTDHTSWQCTYDEAKKIIPDLAYFYDEPNADISCIPTLLVSKIAAQHVKVALSADGGDEVFGGYTGYKQILKINDKINQTSETVLKTGQIFSGVFSNLIPNQFYSVKHKLKTFSGLPISNEKQRLSYLSERIQRMPDSILGVMLNNIKLVDHPGYNVEVDDIFLAQNIPLIFDYITSMSDLLLVKVDRATMAYSLEGREPLLDHRIVEMAAQLPFEYKINGDIQKRILKDIVHQYIPKEIMDRPKAGFDLPVYQWLHKDLSYLLDMYSNQKAIQKSGYFQPQHVEWIIQQFKQGKLRYITLIWRFLIFQMWWEKWME